The proteins below come from a single Aspergillus oryzae RIB40 DNA, chromosome 5 genomic window:
- a CDS encoding uncharacterized protein (predicted protein) translates to MSNALLGFWTTLLVAVLSSAGISTNASIGADISTDISTQAGAQTSAEVGADACASITTKTSRSTKNTTDIGSSVGSSIASQVATNIGTNACISIAADARISSNTCTSITAKTSNSTKDASNIGSSITSQIGTSVSSNTCISTKVASKVSTGICSSTNVSTSITTNTTSNIASNITTNVGTTRDIPSSTSANITTEIGTTGDISTSISSSGATSTSITTNISTSRGIPSNTASNITTDVGTTGDISASAEITTGIDATAKISTSTGTNVSSSVATSISITTDIGTTGGIPTNITTNVGTTRDISASAEITTSTYSSISSSITTGADNTASVDTSSKGGITRNITTNSSCSSNVGVTADISTARCTQVGPSITACTSVCAAADISSSTGFSTNISTACGTDASSSITTGISSNLSTSAGVSTAAATNISSGITASTNVGTSTDISAAAGTNICASVTSSTSIRASTDTRTGIGTTANVSANTTTTTDASADTTADTGASRGTGVGSEADTHANTVAVLTFLTDAGSHTNSTAASSTARSLTSLTRDPRVNRAVILP, encoded by the exons ATGAGCAATGCACTTTTGGGCTTCTGGACTACCTTACTCGTCGCAGTCCTCTCCAGCGCCGGCATCAGCACCAACGCCAGTATTGGCGCCGACATTTCCACCGACATTTCCACCCAGGCTGGCGCCCAGACTTCCGCCGAGGTTGGCGCCGACGCCTGCGCCAGCATTaccaccaagaccagcaGATCCACCAAGAATACCACCGACATTGGTTCCAGCGTTGGCTCCAGCATTGCCTCCCAGGTTGCCACCAACATTGGCACCAACGCCTGCATCAGCATTGCCGCCGACGCCCGCATCAGCTCCAACACCTGCACCAGCATTACCGCCAAGACCAGCAATTCCACCAAGGATGCCTCCAACATTGGCTCCAGTATTACCTCCCAGATTGGCACCAGCGTCAGCTCCAACACCTGCATTTCCACCAAGGTTGCCTCCAAGGTTTCCACTGGCATTTGCTCCTCCACCAACGTCAGCACCAGCATTACCACTAACACCACCTCCAACATTGCctccaacatcaccaccaacgTTGGCACTACCAGAGATATCCCCAGTTCCACTAGTGCCAACATCACCACCGAGATTGGCACCACCGGAgacatctccaccagcatCAGCTCCAGCGGTGCCACTagcaccagcatcaccaccaatatTAGCACTTCCAGAGGCATCCCCTCCAACACTGCctccaacatcaccaccgacGTTGGCACCACCGGAGACATCTCCGCCAGCGCTGAGATCACCACCGGCATTGACGCCACCGCTAAGATCTCCACTTCCACTGGCACCAACGTCAGCTCCAGCGTTGCCACTagcatcagcatcaccaccgacATTGGCACTACCGGAGGCATCCCCACTAACATCACCACTAACGTTGGCACCACCAGAGACATCTCCGCCAGCGCTGAGATTACCACTTCCACTTACTCCAGCATCAgctccagcatcaccacTGGCGCCGACAACACCGCCAGCGTTGACACCTCCTCCAAGGGTGGCATTACCAGaaacatcaccaccaatagTAGCTGCTCCTCCAACGTTGGCGTCACCGCTGATATCTCCACTGCCAGATGCACCCAAGTTGGCCCCAGCATCACCGCTTGCACCAGTGTTTGCGCTGCCGCTgacatctcctccagcaCTGGTTTCTCCACTAACATCTCCACTGCCTGTGGCACTGACGCCAgctccagcatcaccactggcatctcctccaacctCAGCACTTCCGCTGGCGTCTCCACTGCCGCTGCCACCAACATCAGCTCCGGCATCACCGCTAGTACCAACGTTGGCACCTCCACTGATATCTCCGCTGCCGCTGGCACCAACATCTGCGCCAGCGTCACCAGTAGCACCAGCATTCGCGCCTCCACTGACACCCGCACCGGCATTGGCACCACCGCCAACGTTAGCGCCaacactaccaccaccactgacGCTTCCGCTGACACCACCGCTGACACTGGCGCCAGCAGAGGCACTGGGGTTGGTTCCGAAGCTGACACTCACGCCAACACCGTGGCCGTTCTCACATTTCTCACAGACGCTGGTAGTCACACTAACAGCACCGCTGCTAGTAGCACTGCCAGAAGCCTCACAAGCCTCACAAGAG ACCCTAGAGTGAACCGCGCGGTGATTTTACCCTAA
- a CDS encoding histidine phosphatase family protein (predicted protein), whose product MIALIIALLSGTPSLASRDTFYPPLNHTTFITNASLGTYGGIYNAPADATSPIGDVYNYCSMPHPNEDTYSLPPPVANHSVTARLVYLEYLQRHQRRTPYNLLPGGENQDYNCDNVHPHLYAAPAAQGTLPAKVYGQAYSDPSNPFLTTYVNGSCQYPQLTIGGLLDGYQHGRDLRAVYGDQLGLIPDSPDGKVWFRSSSSALTQGSAGGVLRGIFPEHSGPIPLHQQASGIDTVDRGFSCSARDTLLSSIQSTAEWNEHLSVTEPLRTRLSTMFNATDSWTSTFDHFADNFQARLCNGYELPCRVQDGSDCVTTEQANEVFRAGDWEWNYWWRTNANATQYIQLVEGLFIGEIVRKLEAVQQGKSDLVYSHNFVHDGDIGPILGALGIRSLRWPGMASNIAIEIWETSEEKLYARVLYSGSAIETIHGTLDWIPLPALINILKPFIPDDIISMCNSS is encoded by the exons ATGATTGCCCTCATAATAGCCCTCCTCTCCGGGACGCCGTCCCTCGCGTCCCGAGACACATTCTATCCGCCCCTCAACCATACAACCTTCATCACCAATGCCTCTCTCGGCACGTACGGCGGCATCTATAACGCGCCGGCCGACGCGACCAGCCCCATAGGTGATGTATACAACTACTGCAGTATGCCCCACCCGAACGAAGATACATACTCCCTGCCGCCTCCCGTCGCCAACCACTCCGTTACCGCTCGCCTGGTCTATCTTGAGTATCTCCAGCGCCATCAGCGTCGCACTCCTTATAACCTCCTTCCCGGGGGCGAG AACCAAGACTACAACTGCGACAATGTCCATCCCCATCTCTACGCTGCGCCAGCTGCTCAGGGGACCCTTCCAGCGAAAGTCTACGGTCAAGCGTACTCCGACCCATCTAACCCATTCTTGACTACATACGTCAATGGATCTTGCCAGTATCCGCAGCTCACGATCGGAGGCCTTCTAGATGGCTACCAACACGGTCGCGATCTCCGCGCCGTCTACGGAGACCAGCTTGGTCTAATTCCCGACTCGCCCGACGGAAAGGTCTGGTTCCGCTCTAGCTCCTCCGCCCTAACCCAAGGCTCTGCGGGCGGTGTCCTCCGCGGAATCTTTCCCGAGCACTCCGGACCAATCCCGCTCCACCAACAGGCCTCTGGGATCGACACCGTCGACCGCGGGTTTTCCTGTTCCGCTCGGGACACGCTGCTCTCATCCATCCAATCCACCGCAGAATGGAATGAGCATCTATCCGTCACTGAGCCACTGCGCACACGCTTATCTACTATGTTTAACGCTACTGACTCTTGGACTTCTACGTTCGACCACTTTGCCGACAACTTCCAGGCCCGCCTGTGTAACGGCTACGAACTGCCATGTCGCGTGCAGGATGGATCTGACTGCGTGACAACCGAGCAGGCAAATGAGGTTTTCCGCGCCGGCGATTGGGAATGGAACTACTGGTGGCGGACCAACGCGAATGCCACGCAATACATCCAACTCGTCGAAGGTCTCTTCATCGGAGAAATTGTGCGAAAATTGGAAGCCGTTCAGCAGGGCAAATCCGACCTAGTATATAGCCATAATTTCGTGCATGATGGCGATATTGGTCCTATTCTCGGTGCGTTGGGAATCAGATCGCTCCGCTGGCCGGGAATGGCATCGAATATTGCTATTGAGATTTG GGAGACTTCCGAAGAAAAGCTCTATGCTAGAGTTCTATACAGCGGATCCGCGATTGAGACTATTCATGGGACCTTGGATTGGATCCCGTTGCCTGCGTTGATCAATATCCTGAAGCCGTTCATCCCAGATGATATCATCTCGATGTGCAACTCCAGCTGA
- a CDS encoding uncharacterized protein (alcohol dehydrogenase, class III): MRHVLNKEQLLMVKQAAIAWAAAEPLSVENVEVAPPKAHEVRIKILHTGVCHTDAYTLSGKDPEGAFPVILGHEGAGIVESVGEGVTNVKVGDYVIALYTPECGECKFCRSGKTNLCGKIRATQGRGVMPDGTTRFKARGKDLLHFMGCSTFSEYTVVADISVVAVTPSCPTDRSCLLGCGITTGYGAATVTANITEGSNVAVFGAGCVGLSIVQGAVKKKAGKIIVVDINDGKEAWAYKFGATHFLNPARLRKTVQDELIDMTDGGCDYTFDCTGNVSVMRAALEACHKGWGESIVIGVAAAGQEITTRPFQLVTGRVWRGCAFGGVKGRSQLPGLVEDYLNGDLKIDEFITHRETLANINTAFEQMKQGDCIRCVVDMVQYNAVEFCKKGIVYLVTLDKHAIEENLGRTSVLRSENGRSPGTGPESTTGLTISKINMPVSLHPLVDNGITKGDANFPGGNLYCLCPQNKVTVAIKGNVAHNHACGCSKCWKPAGALFSVVGVVPKENLSVAANADKLEILDKAAAIQRYACKECGTHLFGRIEIDHPFKGLDFVHAELSDKKGWQEPQFAGFVSSIIEQGFHPNGMDEVRSKFQSLGLQTYDTLSPPLMDLIATYTGKKNGKLSANL, from the exons ATGCGCCACGTGCTGAACAAGGAGCAATTATTGATGGTTAAGCAGGCTGCAATTGCCTGGGCAGCAGCGGAACCCCTTTCAGTCGAGAATGTCGAAGTCGCACCACCAAAAGCTCATGAAGTCCGCATCAAGATCCTGCACACTGGAGTTTGCCATACTG ATGCCTACACGCTTTCCGGCAAGGATCCCGAGGGCGCTTTCCCGGTGATTCTGGGCCACGAGGGTGCCGGTATTGTTGAATCGGTTGGTGAAGGTGTTACCAACGTCAAAGTCGGCGACTATGTGATCGCTCTCTA TACACCGGAGTGCGGAGAATGCAAATTTTGCCGGTCCGGGAAGACGAATCTGTGCGGTAAGATCCGGGCCACGCAAGGCCGCGGCGTCATGCCCGATGGCACGACCCGTTTCAAAGCCCGCGGAAAAGATCTCCTCCATTTTATGGGCTGCTCGACCTTTTCCGAATACACTGTTGTCGCCGATATTTCAGTTGTAGCGGTCACTCCTTCCTGTCCGACGGACCGTTCTTGTCTTCTCGGGTGCGGTATTACGACCGGTTACGGTGCTGCGACGGTTACTGCTAATATTACGGAGGGATCTAATGTCGCAGTTTTTGGAGCTGGCTGTGTCGGTCTATCGATTGTGCAGGGCgcggtgaagaagaaggccggaAAGATTATTGTGGTTGATATTAATGATGGAAAGGAAGCATGGGCTTACAAGTTCGGAGCGACACATTTCCTCAACCCGGCTCGACTGAGGAAGACCGTTCAGGATGAGCTTATTGACATGACTGATGGTGGATGTGACTACACTTTCGACTGCACGGGAAATGTTAGTGTCATGCGCGCTGCTCTTGAAGCTTGTCACAAGGGCTGGGGTGAGagcatcgtcatcggcgttgctgctgctggtcaaGAGATCACAACCAGGC CTTTCCAACTAGTTACTGGTCGTGTATGGAGGGGATGTGCTTTTGGAGGCGTCAAGGGTCGTTCCCAGCTTCCGGGTCTGGTGGAGGATTATCTGAACGGTGACTTGAAAATTGACGAATTTATCACGCACCGTGAGACCTTGGCCAATATCAATACCGCTTTTGAGCAGATGAAGCAAGGGGATTGCATCCGATGCGTTGTTGATATGGTG CAGTATAATGCTGTTGAATTTTGCAAAAAAGGTATAGTATACCTTGTAACATTAGACAAA CACGCAATCGAAGAAAATCTCGGAAGGACATCCGTACTGCGGAGTGAAAATGGTCGTAGTCCGGGCACGGGACCGGAAAGCACAACCGGATTGA CAATCTCAAAAATCAACATGCCTGTCTCCCTCCACCCCCTCGTTGACAACGGTATCACCAAAGGTGACGCCAATTTTCCCGGTGGAAACCTCTACTGTCTCTGCCCTCAGAACAAAGTCACAGTCGCCATCAAGGGCAACGTCGCCCACAACCACGCCTGCGGATGTTCTAAGTGCTGGAAGCCCGCCGGTGCTCTCTTCTCCGTCGTTGGTGTAGTCCCCAAGGAGAACCTCTCCGTGGCTGCCAACGCAGACAAGCTCGAGATTCTCGACAAGGCAGCCGCCATTCAGCGCTACGCCTGCAAGGAATGCGGCACTCATTTGTTCGGCCGCATTGAGATTGACCACCCCTTCAAGGGACTGGACTTTGTCCACGCCGAGCTTTCCGATAAGAAGGGATGGCAGGAGCCGCAGTTCGCTGGTTTCGTGTCCTCTATCATTGAGCAGGGCTTCCACCCTAACGGAATGGACGAAGTTCGCTCTAAGTTCCAGTCGCTCGGCTTGCAGACGTACGATACCTTGTCCCCGCCTCTGATGGATCTTATTGCTACTTACACCggcaagaagaatgggaagcTGTCTGCTAACCTGTGA
- a CDS encoding uncharacterized protein (predicted protein) produces MARIILSRKTTNLLVFILFVVIVASVFKISVPDTSLDPATLYHHATGHDKNEPDYWEWETTTRFAPIKNQFTASSSADDDHLCDSFPTYVLSRIQVVLKIGASEPADRVDAQISTVTRCIPNLLIVSDRESELKGHRVHDILATLPESFRFNVTDLEPYEALRRGDEKAVGSNEGWYLDRFKFLPMVERAHETNPTAQWYVFLESDTYYVWDNLFRLLDQYDPSEPLYFGSPSPGREISQGKPMYFAYGGAGFVLSGGAMKKMVHRHHGSMGECIEPSLSLQYEDIVKGDCCGDSVLGWVLYQKGVKLSGLWPMFNPHPLHSIPFDNAYWCQPVISMHKTMLSDMKGLIEWENQRDRKKPLLYADLFEYTRMGTFESKPDWDNGDWGGFREPDESPAHMSMEACRTACHEHAECLSYTYDHSGHCILVRTMRLGHSKPPTNEVRLSAGWDVSKMRNWRASHQCEKPMWVKPSITRIF; encoded by the exons ATGGCGCGGATAATACTGTCCCGCAAAACCACGAATCTCCTGGTGTTTATCCTGTTCGTGGTGATCGTGGCTTCAGTGTTCAAGATCAGTGTGCCTGATACTTCCCTAGACCCAGCGACCCTCTACCACCACGCCACCGGTCACGACAAGAACGAACCGGACTACTGGGAATGGGAAACAACCACACGTTTCGCTCCTATCAAGAATCAGTTCACCGCCAGTTCCAGCGCTGATGACGACCACCTGTGCGACTCTTTCCCCACCTATGTGTTGTCACGCATCCAGGTCGTGCTGAAGATCGGGGCGTCCGAGCCCGCCGATCGCGTGGACGCTCAGATCTCGACCGTCACCCGTTGTATACCGaacctcctcatcgtctccgATCGCGAAAGTGAACTCAAAGGTCATCGCGTGCACGACATTCTTGCGACGCTTCCCGAATCATTTCGCTTCAATGTGACGGACCTCGAGCCCTACGAAGCCTTGAGGCGAGGCGATGAGAAGGCGGTGGGGAGCAACGAGGGCTGGTATCTCGATCGCTTCAAATTCTTGCCCATGGTCGAACGCGCTCATGAGACGAACCCGACCGCGCAGTGGTACGTTTTTCTGGAGTCTGATACTTACTATGTGTGGGACAACCTCTTCCGTCTTCTCGATCAGTACGACCCGTCGGAACCTTTGTATTTTGGTTCGCCATCGCCTGGACGTGAGATTTCCCAGGGAAAGCCAATGTATTTTGCGTACGGTGGCGCCGGGTTTGTACTCTCCGGGGGtgcgatgaagaagatggtgcaCAGGCATCACGGCTCAATGGGCGAATGCATCGAGCCATCTCTGAGTCTGCAGTATGAGGATATAGTGAAGGGTGACTGTTGCGGGGATTCCGTGCTGGGTTGGGTGTTGTACCAGAAGGGCGTCAAGTTGTCGGGGCTGTGGCCCATGTTTAACCCACATCCGCTGCATAGCATTCCGTTCGACAACGCGTACTGGTGTCAGCCTGTAATTAGCATGCATAAGACTATGTTGTCAGACATGAAGGGGCTGATCGAATGGGAGAACCAACGAGATCGCAAG AAACCTTTACTATACGCAGATCTGTTTGAATACACGCGCATGGGGACATTCGAAAGCAAACCTGACTGGGACAACGGGGACTGGGGTGGTTTCAGAGAGCCCGACGAGTCACCGGCACACATGTCCATGGAAGCCTGTAGGACTGCATGCCACGAGCATGCGGAATGTTTGTCGTACACCTACGATCATTCCGGCCATTGTATCTTGGTGCGGACAATGCGACTGGGTCATAGTAAGCCGCCCACCAACGAAGTGCGACTCTCCGCCGGTTGGGATGTGTCGAAAATGCGGAATTGGCGAGCGTCGCATCAATGTGAGAAGCCTATGTGGGTAAAACCGAGTATTACACGGATCTTCTAG
- a CDS encoding ankyrin repeat domain-containing protein (predicted protein), translating to MERSYLTQECPVEILERILYHVRMTDLWELIDVTPIEESAIRFHSKARLRQLLLWNDFYVFEGDQEWREWRNEDDNYFRQLEEQGNLRRPVVYRHDDPVTHCIALDRDDRLQFMLECGFSPDCWTKTGWSPLGVAVHYRANRCFDLLCAAQAEEDVLRQDTGILPSAPNWLMTFVGERAYEYGFEKLLDHYDQYNRTQHNRIELPPISPQAIFEVVRTFPVPLVERAARAGLRLALAAHRTTQEGAWHIAPFRPDAMDLINVLCRECATSLNSYDANGRTPLFPAVESGKPDVVKLYIDRGVDVGHIAGVAETALHLACRQRSVNLEILQQLLALIDVNSGAGSAQGTPLHTLLMSTWGHTYGRIPWATIANPGGGIHGWKRKRVRPLSAEEEIIMEVACEACSMILGFYPEKEAVNANEQTALKLARALRLKRLSSRILGAPEKPEQRWDRRLRPRIRR from the coding sequence ATGGAGCGGAGCTATCTTACTCAAGAATGCCCAGTGGAGATACTGGAGAGGATCCTTTACCACGTGCGTATGACGGACCTATGGGAATTGATTGATGTGACTCCAATCGAGGAATCTGCCATTCGTTTTCACAGCAAGGCCCGACTAAGACAGCTATTACTCTGGAACGATTTCTATGTCTTCGAAGGAGACCAAGAGTGGAGAGAATGGCGGAATGAGGATGACAACTATTTCCGGcagctggaagagcaaggcAATCTGAGAAGACCAGTAGTTTACCGACACGATGATCCTGTGACGCACTGCATCGCGCTGGACCGCGACGACCGATTGCAGTTCATGCTGGAGTGCGGGTTTTCACCTGACTGCTGGACGAAGACTGGTTGGAGTCCACTCGGTGTGGCAGTTCATTACAGAGCAAACAGGTGCTTCGATCTGCTCTGCGCTGCACAGGCTGAGGAAGACGTTTTGCGACAAGATACCGGAATCCTGCCTAGCGCTCCTAATTGGCTGATGACCTTTGTCGGCGAAAGAGCGTACGAATATGGTTTTGAAAAGCTTTTGGATCATTATGACCAGTATAACCGGACTCAACATAACAGGATAGAGCTTCCTCCTATCAGTCCACAGGCCATATTTGAAGTCGTTAGGACCTTTCCAGTTCCTCTGGTTGAGCGTGCTGCTCGTGCCGGACTCAGGCTCGCTTTAGCCGCACATCGCACCACCCAAGAAGGAGCATGGCATATTGCGCCCTTCCGCCCCGATGCAATGGACTTGATAAATGTACTGTGTCGTGAGTGTGCTACCAGCCTCAATAGTTACGATGCCAACGGTCGGACTCCGTTATTCCCAGCTGTAGAGTCTGGGAAACCCGATGTCGTGAAACTGTATATTGACCGCGGTGTCGACGTGGGTCATATCGCCGGGGTTGCAGAAACAGCCCTCCACCTTGCCTGTAGGCAGAGGTCGGTGAATCTAGAAATCCTTCAGCAGCTGCTCGCTCTTATCGATGTCAATTCCGGTGCTGGGAGCGCGCAGGGTACGCCATTGCACACACTGTTAATGAGCACATGGGGCCATACGTATGGCCGCATTCCTTGGGCCACGATCGCTAACCCAGGTGGTGGCATCCACGGTTGGAAACGGAAGCGTGTCCGTCCATTGTCAGCCGAGGAGGAAATTATCATGGAGGTTGCTTGCGAGGCTTGTAGCATGATCCTGGGCTTTTATCCCGAAAAGGAAGCCGTTAACGCAAATGAACAAACCGCCTTGAAGCTGGCTCGGGCACTTCGTCTCAAACGGCTCTCCAGCAGGATTCTAGGCGCTCCTGAGAAGCCAGAGCAGCGATGGGATAGACGGCTGAGACCCAGGATAAGACGGTGA